In the genome of Fusarium poae strain DAOMC 252244 chromosome 1, whole genome shotgun sequence, the window CACAAAAGCTACAAAAAATACATAATTAGCAAAGGCGAATGGTTACACGAATGATGGAGCTTGATAACTCACGCCTATGTAGAAAGTACAGCATCTTGCTGGTGCTCAGGGACTATGACCATACAAGAAAGGAGCAAGTACCAATACTCAACAACGTGTGATCCACGAAGAGAGGAATAGGAAATGAAATAATATAGGAATTGAAGGTTGTGCGTGGCCTGTAGTAGCTTATCCCCCGCTCATATCATGGCGTGAGACATACAGGGAGCTAGGTAGGTTGAATAGCTTGTTCAGAGGAGCAAAGAAGTCAGGGACGTCATTTAATAATTCCCTAAAAAAGTGATCCCCAACATTTTGGAGAAAGAATGCGATTACTTGTCCAAAATGTTGGGGATCACTTTTTTAGGGAATTTTTAGGGACGTCATTTAATAATTCCCTAAAAAAGTGATCCCCAACATTTTGGAGAAAGaatgcgattacttgtttattgcttacacagagtaaccgaaaccttacataacctacaaaaccttccttcaaCCTAGAACCCACAAAATCACCCAACCGACCCTTTCCAAGCAGCTGAACCCTGTACGCCGATTTCTTGTCCCTTCGACTTGTGGTCTTAGACCATGATGAGCTCAGTCAGTATAGTGACGTGCTTCAACAGCTGTGTTTACAGACCAACCCGGCCTAATGTCCTAGTTTATCTTACTAGGCCTTgtatatcttattatttagcttctGCAGAAATAGCTCCTTTATTAGGTTTAGGTCcttataactatttaagatagctttaagagCCTTTAGTAGCTATTCTTCtcttataagctaaatagtatatttaataataaatttaaaaaggctatataagAGAAGAAAGCTATAGCTAAAGAAGGCTACCTTAACCTTCTAGTTATtagataatatatctagagtatttataataatcttaatttaattcttaataaggataaatagcttattttctaaggccttaatagctttcttaatattcttttttattagcttaaacTAAAaggaatatttattatattacttttataagcctagtttaataactatattagTATAGCTATAGTTAATTAGTTATAAAGATTAGAGtctaagtaaattaattaataagtaaatacttagtcttttatatttaagggGTCTAAAAGTAgtcttatctttatattaaagaaagaataagtaggttatatagtaggtattacttttatatttatataaaattaaggttactctaagagccctatttctCGTGATAAAGCTGCATCTATTGATTTTATATTAGACTTCAAgggatacctatatcaaTTTTAGAGaaagaagcaaaaaaagCTTGGACAAAAAAGTGACGTCCTCTCGGCTACGTTGCCCCACGTGGATCCTATATTATCATATTGGCACGTGTCGATCTTTCAACAGGAACATGACATACATACCATGACCATGAAGTTGATCATGAGCATCTTGTTTGGCTACTAATGAATGCCAATGATAAAAGAGCATGTTGCTCTCCTTATTTAGCACAGGTCGATTTATTTTCCCACATATTTCGAGCGCGGTGGGATGATACATATGTCATCTTAGATAAAACTCAACAGCGAAAGTTCAAAGCAAGATGATTCTCCAGCACGTTCTGAACTCTCTTGACTATGAGTTAACAAGTGCCGCGCGTTCTTTGCGTTCATTAAAAAGTCTACATGTTCCAAATCCTGGACCAGGCTCTACCAAATTCCCTGTATCCTTTTGTTCCGTATGCATCACGGAAGCTATCTATCCACATCACTAACGCCTAGCACAACACATACCCTCAAATGTCGCACCTTGTTTCGTAAAGTCTAAGAGTTGGCATCGCGGTTACTCTTGGCGCTGGCACTCATTGGAGGTGCAACGGTAGGCAAAGAAGGTCCGGACGACATCGACTGTCGCACACGGGACCAGGCATAAACAAGACCACTGATGAAACCGATGAAAATGGCAGACACGCTACCGAAAGTGACTGgagccgagaagaagatcagaCCGCTAATTGCGATAGGAAGCTTATTCAAGGCGCCAACCATAGAATATGTCGTCGATGAGGTGACGCGAATGCACCAGGCGGAGCAGTAAGAGATGAAAATGGCAGCGAGGCCAGAGTAGATCATACCGATAATGATCTTGTTGCGAGTATCGTCAGGAAAGTTACGGGAGAAATTGTAGGCGGACCAATCCTCTGTCAGGAGAGAGCAGATGACAAGAACAGGGATCGTGAGAAGATTGTTGTAGTACATGGCTACACAAGGTCAGCTTGGGAACATCACACCGCCAACGTCTTAACTTACTGTCCCAGTCCTTAAAGTTCATCTTCTTAATAACCTTGCGCATACCGAGCACGTAGGCCGCACTGCAGAACACATTCATACCCATCCAGGCGTAACCAGCGTTAAGTGTAGACACAGCGGCAGCGGAGTCACCAGTACCAAAATCGCCGTTAATGGCACTCTGAATGTCAGCCCAAGCGGCGACGATTGAGCTCAGGACCATAAGACCAAACGAAAGTAGGGCCAGAGGGGTAACGCCACCACCAAACCAAAGCACCTCTCCATATGCGATCACGATAATTGTCAGGTTCTTGAAGATCGTGTAAACGGGTACCGAGAGGAACTGGAGCGACTTGGTGCTAGTGTAAATCATGCcgacgaggagaagagagatagggaaccctttttttttctttcgtATTAGCGACCTGAACATAGTGTTTGGGACTGCGATAACGTACATTTCCTTGCTCGATCAGCATCAAAAGGAGCGAGAACCTTGATCAGACCCAACTGCTTGCACAAAGTAATCGTGCCAATACAAACAATAGCCTATCGAGAATATACAGTTAAACTCTGCGCCTGTAGACAATTTGCGACAATAACCATACCTGAACAGTCAAGTAGAAAAAGTTGAGGTTCCAGAAGCTGCCCGAAACAACATACTTGTTCACAACGGTCATACTGATCGAGGACAGGCAGTACGCCGCGATAGACAGAGGAGGGCTCTTCTCCAGTTGTTCGAGACCATGGATCTGACTTGAGCCATACGCCATGGGAGGCGGTGACCGAGCTTGGAAGCTAGGCTTCTCATTCTTGTCGTAATTATCGTCGCCCATACGGACGACGTAGTCCTCGTTCTTCTTATCGGTCATGTTACCGGCGGGACGGGCGACGAAACGATGGTGGAAGTTGAAACGGGGATCAGCGCTGGGGTGCGACGGGGAGTAATGGGTCTAGCTGTCGAATTCGGAAACGAGAGGCGGGTGATGGGTTTCGCGGAAGAGGAGGTGTGCCCCAACGATATGGCAGGTCGTAGAATGTAAAAAAACGAAAGAAGGGTAACGCGTTGGACAAATCCCCAGCTTTTTACCCCCGTTGGAATCTTTTTCTCCCTTTGACTATTTGGCCAGGTACAAGCCACAGGGTCGAGGGGCACAAAGGGGAGACGTGGAGCAACTAAGATATTAGGCTTAGTAATTTTGACAGGGACGGTTTAGTGACGTTTGGTATGCAGCCCTTTTTTCGGTCCAGATCCGATAGATCACACGGCCGGCATCTTTGTCCAGGGTCCATCTCGTAAAGAATATATGTGTGCGTGCTGAGGCTCGTAAGGATGATTAGCTTTTGGCTACTCCACTCAGTACGAGGGAACTAATACGCGCGCCCGTTTTCGTGCCGATACCCATGGTGTTCATTTGGGTATTACGAAGTAGCCTCATTCGCATCTGGCATCGTCGTTTCTTCACCGGCTTCTCTGTCGTCATCCGGCCCAGCTGGGAAGTTGAGGTGCTTCCAATCTTCCAATTCTTCCGTCACAGACCGCATACGATCACGAATACTTTCAATCGCATAGCTTCCTAGTAAAAGTCGTAATGGAGGATACGAGCAGTGACCGAGTTGCCATACGAGTTCGGCGCATTTGATTGCGCTTGTAGGCCGATATTTGTCGCCGAGCCACTGAACGATTCGTCGCGCATGCAATGCAGGTGCCGTTGGATTGCTGTATGTTTCGCTCGGCGGCTTAACGAGAAAATGACCCCAAGATGTCGGAAGTGTCGAGTCTTGGATCTCGGGTTCTTCAGGTCTCACATGGCCTGGCTCGATGAGTGTAGCCTTGATGTTAAATGCATCAGTCTCGTAGAGCATGGCTTCAATCAAGCCTTCGACCGCATACTTGGTCGCGCAATAAGGACCCAAGCCAGGAACACCCAGCGCGCCTGAAGTAGAGCTGAAGATGAGATATCGACCAGCATTCTGTCTGCGAAAATAAGGCAGCGTAGCGTGAATGATGTGAAGCGTTCCCATAAAGTTGGTCTCGAACTGATTGCGTATATCATGCTCATCCTGATCCTCACAGGCGCCAATCACGCCGTAGCCAGAGCAATTGACAACAATGTCGATGCGGCCGAATCGCTGAAGCGTACGTTCAATGACTCGATTGACGGATTCGCGTGCGCGAACGTCACACAACGCGCCGAGACAATTCTCATGGATATTCTCCATGTCGTTGAGGCTTGTCTCAAACACGCGACCAACCGACGTCACCAAGTCTCCATGTGCGAGTGCGCTATTGACAAGAGTATGGCCCATTTGGCCTGTGCCTCCAAAAATCTGTACATTGTGAGTATGTCGACAATCAAAGAGAACATGTCGAGAGGAAGTCATACTACCCAGACTAATTGCTTCACAGCAGCGTTAGGCTGTGGAGGGTCACAGCTAGCAGGGAGCTGTGCAATTCGTGGCCTTGTTGACGCCTCGGTGGCATCCGAGACTTCTGTTCGTGCATCCATTTTGCAGTTGGATCTCAGCAATTGGGCTGTGAGTCTTGAATATTGTTGCTGATTCCAGGTGATGTTAAGAGGAGGTTCATATAACCTAGAGACGACAGGCGTCCAGTTGTTGACGATCAATGAAACACCAGGGTATCGTTGGTTTTAGGCGGGGTTCAAGCCTGTAATCGAGTTACATATGAGTGCTAAAAAGGCTGGACTTGGGCAACGCGCGTCATGAGGCTGACGTTGATGAGGTCAAATTGGAGTATCTAAGTCGGAAACTCAATACAAGTCGGCGCACATTAACAAGACATCTGAAGAGCGGTCAGCTTCTCTGGGGCCATGGCCTATCAACATGACTCTAAtgataggtaggtataggGTGCTTGGCGTGTGAGGAACTGCAGAATACGAATCATGCGTCCATTGCAACATGTCGTATTCAAACCTACAATAACCAGTATAGCTATACGAAAAAtcaatttatatattattgcAAATCGCAGTAGGCAGTTTTAACGAAAAACATTATACGTTGGCTCAACTGCAAACTTCATGCAGGATATTCTCACTTGGATATGCTTGCAGTAGTTTATGAACCAACAGCCAATGCCGTGAGTCCAATTGCTTGCTGACCATGATGAATTAATTAACACCAACTGGTACTAATTTATCCTAAAATCAATCGCTGCGCCGATCTAGACTGAGACATAGACATGGATGCACAATATTCAATTGCTATGAAACATGGCTTATTTGACTCCCGCTAACACCCATCTCGAAATCAACCTTTAACTATGTCGTTGGACGTTAGATGTTCAAGCTTTTGCAGACTGCTAACTTCGCTATGGCTCTTCCTTTGCAGACTCGAAAAGATCGCTCGCAAATCGTACGTTAGTAAGATGTTTGGAACCACGAACATGACGAAAAGAACCCTCCACATCACGTCAACCGCTGCGTTCTCCATCGCGGCGCAGAACCTTCAAGCAGCGGTATTTATGGTTGTTGGCTCTTGAGTTGGACCGGCAATGTGGTTGTTCTCCTGCTACTTAGCCGCTACAATCAAAGACGGCTTGTTTCCACGTGGGCTTCTTACTCGGTAGACTCGCCAATGAACTGCTTCACGTACTCTTGTCGGTGCTCGTTCTTGTCGACTTCGGGGCCGCGGTTCAGTGGCGTCCACTTGGGGTCCTCCTTGAACAGTCTCATGGCATGGACAAACTACATATTAATTAGTCAGCCTCGTATAACGTCAATGCAGTAATGTGTCTTTGGACTCACGTTGCTCTCGTCTGTGGTGAAGCGGTGGTAAATGCCAGGAGGGAGAATGAGCAAGTCATTCTTCTCGAGCAAAACGCGCACCCAGTCGTCGTCCTTGCTTCGAACATCAAAGTATCCACGCCCACCGAGAATGTAGCGGATTTCCTCGTCCTCATGTAGGTGCTCAGCGAAGAAAGACTTGACCTTTGTCTCGTAGATGTCGCCCATAGCCTGAGGAGAGACGGTGATCTCGTCACGGTTCTTGTATTCGCGCTCCTTCGCAAGGTTGTCGACCTGGTCGAGCTCAGGAAGATGGTAATAGTAAACGCCAATGTTCATAAGATCATCGACGCTGACGGGCTTTCCGGAGTTGTGGGGGAGGCGCTGGTCACCCTGTGACTTTTTGTT includes:
- the VRG4_1 gene encoding GDP-mannose transporter into the lumen of the Golgi (TransMembrane:10 (i55-72o78-99i119-138o144-164i171-195o215-236i248-265o285-307i314-334o340-358i)), whose product is MTDKKNEDYVVRMGDDNYDKNEKPSFQARSPPPMAYGSSQIHGLEQLEKSPPLSIAAYCLSSISMTVVNKYVVSGSFWNLNFFYLTVQAIVCIGTITLCKQLGLIKVLAPFDADRARKWFPISLLLVGMIYTSTKSLQFLSVPVYTIFKNLTIIVIAYGEVLWFGGGVTPLALLSFGLMVLSSIVAAWADIQSAINGDFGTGDSAAAVSTLNAGYAWMGMNVFCSAAYVLGMRKVIKKMNFKDWDTMYYNNLLTIPVLVICSLLTEDWSAYNFSRNFPDDTRNKIIIGMIYSGLAAIFISYCSAWCIRVTSSTTYSMVGALNKLPIAISGLIFFSAPVTFGSVSAIFIGFISGLVYAWSRVRQSMSSGPSLPTVAPPMSASAKSNRDANS
- the ADI1 gene encoding 1,2-dihydroxy-3-keto-5-methylthiopentene dioxygenase; its protein translation is MRAYFYDGLPGDQRLPHNSGKPVSVDDLMNIGVYYYHLPELDQVDNLAKEREYKNRDEITVSPQAMGDIYETKVKSFFAEHLHEDEEIRYILGGRGYFDVRSKDDDWVRVLLEKNDLLILPPGIYHRFTTDESNFVHAMRLFKEDPKWTPLNRGPEVDKNEHRQEYVKQFIGESTE